A stretch of DNA from Candidatus Pantoea bituminis:
TTGAAGATATCAAAGCGCCCGAATGTTTTTATATTGAACAGCAGCTGCGTAAACGGATGAAGATTCCGGTGTTCCACGACGATCAACACGGCACTGCAATTATCTGTACCGCCGCGGTGATCAATGGCTTAACCATCGTCAATAAAGCCATTTCTGATGTACGACTGGTGGTCTCCGGTGCGGGCGCTTCTGCTATCGCCTGCCTGAATTTGCTGGTGGCGCTGGGATTGCAGAAGCACAACATTGTGGTCTGCGATTCAAAAGGGGTGATTTATCAAGGTCGTGAAGAGAACATGGCGCAGACCAAAGCGGAGTACGCCATCAAGGACAACGGCAAGCGTAAGCTGGAAGAGGTGATTACTCATGCAGACATCTTCCTTGGCTGTTCAGGACCAAAAGCACTGACGCCAGAGATGGTGGAAAAAATGGCCAAAGATCCGCTGATATTGGCGCTGGCAAACCCGGAACCCGAAATCATGCCACCGCTGGCAAAAGCGGTGCGGCCTGACGCGATTATCTGTACCGGTCGCTCTGACTTCCCTAATCAGGTCAACAATGTGCTGTGCTTTCCCTTTATCTTTCGTGGGGCGCTTGATGTCGGAGCCACGGCCATCAACGAAGAGATGAAGCTGGCGGCGGTGCATGCCATTGCGGCGCTGGCGCAGGCTGAGCAGAGCGATGTGGTCGCGTCGGCGTATGACGATCAGGATCTGAGCTTTGGCCCGGAATATTTGATCCCCAAACCGTTTGATCCGCGCTTAATCGTGAAAATCGCGCCCGCCGTGGCTAAAGCGGCGATGGAGTCTGGGGTTGCGACACGGCCCATTCAAGACTTTGATGCCTATCGCGAACAGCTTACTGAGTTTGTTTATAAAACCAACCTGTTCATGAAGCCGATTTTTTCCCAGGCACGCAAAGCGCCAAAACGCGTGGTGTTAGCGGAAGGAGAGGAAATTCGTGTGCTGCATGCAACACAAGAGCTGGTGTCGCTTGGCATGGCAAAGCCGATTCTCATTGGGCGTCCTAACGTCATTGCGATGCGCCTACAAAAGCAGGGCCTGAAAATTGAGGCGGGTAAAGATTTTGAGGTGGTGAACAATGAATCCGATCCGCGCTTCAAAGAATACTGGAATGAGTATTACCAGATCATGAAGCGGCGTGGGGTTTCACCGGAAGAGGCGCAGCGCGCGGTAATCGGCAATCCCACACTGATTGGGGCCATCATGGTGCATCGTGGTGAAGCCGACGCGTTAATCTGCGGCACTATCGGCGATTATCGTAAGCATTATGAGGTGATTGAAAATGTATTTGGTTTTCGTGATGACGTGAAGGTGGCGAGTGCCATGAACGCATTGCTGCTGCCCAGCGGCAATACGTTTATCGCTGATACCTACGTCAATGAAGATCCAACGCCAGACCAGCTCGCAGATATCACCTTGATGGCCGCTGAAACCGTGCGGCGATTTGGTATTGAACCGCGGATTGCACTGCTGTCGCATTCCAGCTATGGGACCTCCAATGCGCCAGGCGCACGTAAAATGCGTGACGCGCTGGCGCTGATTAAACAGCGCGCGCCAGAGCTAGAAATTGACGGTGAAATGCACGGCGATGCGGCGTTAATTGAAAGCATCCGCCGCGACGTAATGCCGGATAGCCCGCTGAAAGGGACGGCGAACCTGTTGATCATGCCGAACGTCGAAGCGGCGCGTATTAGTTACAACCTACTGCGCGTATCCTGTTCGGAAGGCGTCACGGTCGGGCCGGTGTTGATGGGCATTACCAAGCCGGTGCATATATTGACGCGCATCGCCTCGGTGCGGCGGATTGTCAATATGGTGGCGTTGGCGGTGGTAGAAGCACAGACCCAACCTTTATAACCTGCCTTCATACTTGGCGCTGTCTCTGCATTGGCTGCAAGCAATCATCCGAATCGCTGACATCAGTAAGCGCATCGGAATGATTGCTTTTGCCGCCTTGATACAGCGCCCATTATTTTGGCAGGCTGAGCGCAAGCGAATCGCGCAATGGCAAGCTGGATGCCGTTACTTTCGCGGATTAAGCGAAAGCCAGTCGCGAACGGGTAAGAAATCACGGTACAGCGCCGCTTCTGGCGAATTCGCTTCAGGTTGGTAATCATATTCCCACCGTACCAGCGGTGGCATTGACATCAGGATCGATTCGGTGCGACCGCCAGTCTGCAAACCAAACAGCGTGCCGCGATCCCACACCAGATTGAACTCGACATAACGTCCGCGGCGGTACAGTTGGAACTGGCGCTCGTGATCGCCCCACGGATGATCTTTACGACGTGCCACAATCGGTTGATAGGCGTCAAGAAAACCGTTGCCAACCGCCTGCATGAAGTTGAAACAGTGTTCAAAATCAGGCGCATTCAGGTCATCAAAAAACAGCCCGCCAATGCCGCGCTGCTCGTCACGGTGCTTGATGTAAAAATAGTCATCGCACCATTTTTTGTAGCGTGGATAGACTTCATCACCAAACGGCTGGCACAGATTAAAGGCAGTTTGGTGCCAGTGCAGCGCATCCTCTTCGAAACCGTAAAAGGGCGTGAGATCAAAGCCGCCGCCAAACCACCACACCGGTTCGGCACCCGGTTTTTCGGCAATAAAAAAGCGCACATTGGCGTGGCTGGTAGGAACATAGGGATTGTTAGGGTGGACCACTAACGAAACGCCCATCGCTTCAAAACTGCGTCCCGCCAGTTCAGGGCGGTGTGCGGTTGCCGAAGAGGGCATTTGGTCGCCATGCACATGGGAAAAGTTGACGCCCGCCTGCTCAAATACCGCGCCATTACGCAGCACACGGCTACGTCCGCCGCCGCCGCCTGGGCGTTGCCAGCTATCTTCGACAAATTTGGCACTGCCATCTTCGGCGGCGAGGCGGTGACAAATATCCTCCTGCAGCTGCAGCAGAAAGGCTTTTACGCGGGAAATATCAGACATGCATATCGCTTACTGTTAAAAAATTTGGCGTGATTATACCTAAGCCGGGCGACGATCGTACTCATCAAAGTAGTTGACGATGCCATTGGCGATGGCACTGGCAATTTTTTGCCGAAACGCGCTGGTGCCGAGTAACTGCTCTTCGCGTGGATTAGTAATAAAAGACGTTTCGACCAGCACCGAGGGAATAGAAGGCGATTTCAGCACCGCAAAAGCCGCCTGCTCGGTATGCTGACTGTGCAGATGATGCACAGGGCGAATCTGATCGAGTACGTGTTTACCCAGCGTCAGGCTATTTTTTATGGTGTCGGTTTGCACCAAATCGAACAGAATTTGCTGCAAATAGTGATCCTGCTGCTGCACTTGCGCGCCGCCAATTTTATCAGCGTCGTTTTCTCTTTTTGACAGATAGCGCGCCATGGTGCTGCTGGCCCCGCGATTCGAGAGCGCGAAAACCGACGCGCCGTTGGCATCTGGGCTGGTA
This window harbors:
- the maeB gene encoding NADP-dependent oxaloacetate-decarboxylating malate dehydrogenase; amino-acid sequence: MDDQLKQSALDFHQFPTPGKIQVSPTKPLATQRDLALAYSPGVAAPCLEIAKDPLAAHKYTARGNLVAVISNGTAVLGLGNIGALAGKPVMEGKGVLFKKFAGIDVFDLEIDELDPDKLIEVIAALEPTFGGINLEDIKAPECFYIEQQLRKRMKIPVFHDDQHGTAIICTAAVINGLTIVNKAISDVRLVVSGAGASAIACLNLLVALGLQKHNIVVCDSKGVIYQGREENMAQTKAEYAIKDNGKRKLEEVITHADIFLGCSGPKALTPEMVEKMAKDPLILALANPEPEIMPPLAKAVRPDAIICTGRSDFPNQVNNVLCFPFIFRGALDVGATAINEEMKLAAVHAIAALAQAEQSDVVASAYDDQDLSFGPEYLIPKPFDPRLIVKIAPAVAKAAMESGVATRPIQDFDAYREQLTEFVYKTNLFMKPIFSQARKAPKRVVLAEGEEIRVLHATQELVSLGMAKPILIGRPNVIAMRLQKQGLKIEAGKDFEVVNNESDPRFKEYWNEYYQIMKRRGVSPEEAQRAVIGNPTLIGAIMVHRGEADALICGTIGDYRKHYEVIENVFGFRDDVKVASAMNALLLPSGNTFIADTYVNEDPTPDQLADITLMAAETVRRFGIEPRIALLSHSSYGTSNAPGARKMRDALALIKQRAPELEIDGEMHGDAALIESIRRDVMPDSPLKGTANLLIMPNVEAARISYNLLRVSCSEGVTVGPVLMGITKPVHILTRIASVRRIVNMVALAVVEAQTQPL
- the hemF gene encoding oxygen-dependent coproporphyrinogen oxidase, producing MSDISRVKAFLLQLQEDICHRLAAEDGSAKFVEDSWQRPGGGGGRSRVLRNGAVFEQAGVNFSHVHGDQMPSSATAHRPELAGRSFEAMGVSLVVHPNNPYVPTSHANVRFFIAEKPGAEPVWWFGGGFDLTPFYGFEEDALHWHQTAFNLCQPFGDEVYPRYKKWCDDYFYIKHRDEQRGIGGLFFDDLNAPDFEHCFNFMQAVGNGFLDAYQPIVARRKDHPWGDHERQFQLYRRGRYVEFNLVWDRGTLFGLQTGGRTESILMSMPPLVRWEYDYQPEANSPEAALYRDFLPVRDWLSLNPRK
- the amiA gene encoding N-acetylmuramoyl-L-alanine amidase AmiA, which gives rise to MKLLKHLTNRRQLLLSGIALAILSPRGVMAKEQETTLRASSRHSQPAPSAKNGKRIVMIDPGHGGIDSGAVGGEGSEEKHIVLEIANNVRRQLQDHPRIEVRLTRDSDHFIPLYQRVEIAHQHGANLFMSIHADGFTSPDANGASVFALSNRGASSTMARYLSKRENDADKIGGAQVQQQDHYLQQILFDLVQTDTIKNSLTLGKHVLDQIRPVHHLHSQHTEQAAFAVLKSPSIPSVLVETSFITNPREEQLLGTSAFRQKIASAIANGIVNYFDEYDRRPA